The Bacteroidota bacterium genome segment CAATTTTTTTGCTCTTGGCGCTTCCTATAGAAGTTTGTCCTCGGTAAATTTATTTGGGGAAATAAAAATCAGTTCAAGGTTTTCCCTGGGTTATGCCTATGAATATACTACAACCGATTTGCAAAAATTTAATTCAGGCACACACGAAATAATGCTGCGTTTTGATGTTGGCAATTCTAAATCGAAAGTAGTAACTCCACGGTATTTTTGACGAATCCTCAGTTTTTTAAATAGTTAGAGAATAAAGTTATATATAAAAATATTTTAAAAAATATTGTTTAACCCAACTTTTTTTTTTGTTAAATTTAACTTATTAACTAAACCAACTATTTTATTATTTAAATTATTACCTATGAAGAAACAAAGTCCAATTTTTAAAAAAGCGTTGTTTTTGTTTATGGCTCTTTCATTCATTGGAATGTCGTGGGCGCAAACGAAATCAATCAGTGGCACGGTAAAAAATGCCACAGGAGAACCTGTTGTCGGGGCTACGGTGACTGTAAAAGGTACAACCATCGGGACAGTTACTGACGCCAATGGGGTATTTAATCTGAATGCTCCGGCCCAAGCAAAAACTCTTGAATTTACTTCTATAGGATTTCAAAAAGAGGAAGTAGAAATAAAGGGTGCTGTCATTGATGTTGTATTGCGTGAAAGTTCCAAAATGCTGGATGAAGTAATTGTTATCGGTTACGGAACGGTCAAAAAAAGCGATCTGACCGGTTCTGTATCATCCATGAATTCGGGAGATGTTGTTCAAAAAGGGACTCTGAATGTTGTAAGTGCTATTCAGGGCTCTGTTGCCGGGGTACAGATTCAACAATCTTCTTCCAGGGCTGGAGCTTCTTACAATATAACTGTCCGCGGACAAAATTCGGTTTCGGGGACTACTACACCTCTTTATGTCGTCGATGGGGTTATCACCTCGAACATTGATTTTTTAAATCCTCAGGATATTGAAAAAATTGATGTCTTAAAAGATGCCTCCTCTACAGCTATTTATGGTTCCCGTGGATCTCATGGCGTAGTTATTGTGCAAACCAGATCGGGTAAGTCGGTACAGGGAATTTCAAAA includes the following:
- a CDS encoding type IX secretion system membrane protein PorP/SprF is translated as NFFALGASYRSLSSVNLFGEIKISSRFSLGYAYEYTTTDLQKFNSGTHEIMLRFDVGNSKSKVVTPRYF